The genomic window CATGCTGCACCAAAATACTGAAGGGCACAAATTTAGATGTGACAGTCCATTAACATGCAACCTGATACATCATGGGAACAGTTCAAATCCTAAATGGGAGATTTTAGTAATACTCTGCCGGCCTTTAATACTTCAGAAACACATGTGGGAACAATCAGTAGAAATGTGTAATGTAATTTACACAGTGTGATGTCTGAATTTGAAATACATATTGTACATAGGAGCAACTGTTTACAAATGTGAACTGCCTCACCTGCCCCTGTGAGGCAGGTTTTTTTACTCTCAACAcgataataatttaaaaatggaaATGCTTGAATTTGAATCTTGTTGCTGCACTGTGCATATTGACATCTGAACACAGATGTAGCCGGAAAACTTGTCAAGTGTGCTTCCAAATTGTCTCAGGTGTACAGGAAAAGGGAACTTTGTTTTGGCTAAATGTTatgtttcctttaaaaaaaaatattgttccaAAGGCAAGAAAATTACACCAAGCACTGTTTGACTGTTCTTGGAACACAGAAAGTGAGGAAGCTGGAAGTATAAGCTTGTTAATTTCTGTTCTGTTTGCACTGTGTACTTTGTATACtgttgtgtgtacacagaagGCTGTGTGACTGTTTAACTGTACAGAGCTATCATATTGATCTGTATTACAGTAACCTGAACAGGAAGGGAGCGGAGGCTCAGATGCTCCCATGTTCGCCACTTAAAGCTAATGCTTATGTTTGAGTTGTACTACTTGTtggattagtttttttttttttatgcagcaTGAGCTGTGTTGCGCATCCTTGTTTGAGTGAGTCATGGCAAACATGTGTATGGGCATGCATGGGTTCACACTtgtgcgtgcacacacacacacacacacacacacacacacacacacttgcagagGCTGCTGGAGTGGGCTTGTTTCAGAACCTCAGACTTGCAGCTCTTGTCACCTGGGATTGGCacatgattttgtgtgtgtgtgttcattctgTGCTGCAGGCAGAACTGATGACTTTTCATGTGCCTCTCTACCTACGAGAACAGCTCTGTTGCCTAGCAACACTGACCAAACAGCAGTAGCAAGGAGAAGAGTCAAGTGCTCTCTCAAACCCCTCATCTTTCACTCACACTATTCTTCTTCCCTTTTTTTGTCCATGCATACTGTTAGTAAGTACATACTGTGAGCTTATGTTTCCACTGATAACATCCATATTTCACTGCATACCCTGTGTGTGGGTGTCAGTATGTATTGATGAGGCGCAGGGCTGGGTGACCCTGATCTCACTTCCCTGGCAGGTGAGATTGAAGCAGAAGCCACCTCACTTTGTTGTTGATGCTTCTTGCTCATACATTTTTTGATAGCTATAGTTCAATAATGTTCTCCAAAAAAGAATAGCGGGACATGCACATGATTGAGGATTAATTTAATGGGTTTATCAAACTAAGTTTTATGCCAGTTTATAATGTCCTGTCCATTACCTGAGAAGATTACTCTCCAAAGGGGGCAAAGCGGATATTACGATAGTATGATTCACCTTATTTGTTAGTGACCCAGTATCTAGTAAGCACGTTCCTTTGGGTTTACTTGTTATTATATTGGAAATGAGGGAACCTTTCAACTGCCCAACATGTGTGAATATGACCCTTAAAACTGTTTGGATGGACTTTTGTAAGATTGTTTGCTTTTGGGTGGTAGTGTAGATCTGAGTGtttacgtatgtatgtgtgtgtgtgttgttctctTGGCCCGTAACAATTTTCCCATCCCCTCTTGTGGTCTGGATCTGACTACATAGTGGAAAGCAGATGGAATTCCTCCTGATGGCAGCAACATCCTGCTTATTCACAGCAGCACAGCCTTGCTGTACCCTGCATGTCACTGACCCACAGGGGAAGAGGAAGAATATGAGTGGTTGTGGGAGGGGGCAGTGGGaatggaggagaaaaagagataaATGGTGGCATTAGATGGAGcagacaagaaaaaaagaaaagtactcGAACTGCTTCTGGTTTTTCATGTTCGTGATATATATCCTTTTGTTTTGTCTGTGTATACATTACAAGCGTTCCATCTGAGCTCTTGTCGCCACCCTGTCTCTCACCACTGCTCTTCCTCCCTTTTCTCTCCTCATACCCTCGTCTCTTTTTGACTGGTCCCTCAACTCCCTTGGTATCACTTCCCCATTCTGCTTCTCTCTCTAGGTTAGTTTAGCCTATGCCTATGAGACCAAGGATGCTCTGTGCCTGGTGTTAACCATTATGAATGGCGGTGACTTAAAATTCCACATCTACAACATGGGCAACTCGGGCTTCGATGAGCAGAGGGCCATCTTCTACGCTGCTGAGATCTGCTGTGGCCTTGAGGACCTGCACCGTGAGAGAATAGTCTACAGGTTAGACCACATAACAGTCACACACAGACGCAGATCTCATGTTTAGTCAATTAAAATTCAGATacaagtttcaaatatttttcacAAGGTTCACTTTATGGTATTGAGTGGTAAATATGCAGATTGCAACCAACCCCTCACTTGCAGCAGCAAAAGTGAAATAGTCACTTGGTAGAGTTGGTGTTTGTTTGGGTTTATGACTTCAGAGTATATCTGCTTTACAGTCATACATAGAAGGAGACGGCTAGCTACGTTAATGCTGGATAACAcccacaataaaatgtgaagtaGTAAAAGTAGAGGAGGTATATTCTGAGCTACCATAGACCACCTGTTTCCTCTGTAGATAAATAAAAGGCTCATTCTAagataataaaaacacaacatatgTACTTTTGGATTATTAATCTCTCATGGAAACATAATGATGAATATTACATTCATTTCTGCAGGTATATGCCTTTAAGTCTACACACACGACCTTCAGTGTTTACTTTTTCAAAATCCATACTTGGTCATATAAGGAGTGTTGTACAGGAAGGTGTTCAGGACCTGACACAAAGCTATATCACTCTGTCAAGGAGTATTTCACATTCACGACCAGGATACTTAGCTTAACTTTGATTATTTTTAGCAACATAGTAAAGAAGCCAATAATTTGACAGAAAGATCTTGATTTAaactttatttagatttttagacCTCTGTTATGTGATCTACAGCTCTAACTGTAGCATCTAACTGACATCAAGTGAATCAAATCAatattttatgtcagtactttttAAGCCATGCATTAAGCAGGACAATGCACAGCAGGGCAGTCATTACTGTTCAATGAAAACTCACTGGATGATTGTTACATTTCGTCTGTTGGGGTTTACTGCGCAGATGTGACCAGCTcgctttatgttatttattacttGGGGCAGAACTAAACCCAGAGGGGAAAGGGACTTTTACTGGGGTATTTTGAGGATCTTCATCTTTGGGGACTTGGGGATGTTTTGAGTTTTTATCTCACAGACCCACATGATGTAATCTTTGTGTCGCTGAAGAAAACAGGCTTTACAAATGGTTGAATGTTGTAGTAGTTTAGCAGGAAGATCAAACTGATGAGCATCGTGTATCATTAGGCCAAAAGCAAACCATCATGTCCAGTTGTTTGTTCCTGCTCTGgtgttaataaaacacatttcctAAAAGTGTATGACTAGGATGAGGAAAAATAAAGAGTGCTGGATAATGAAGTGTGACTGGATTAATGGTGTACTGGTTTCACTGAGGTGTGTCACACTCAGCAAAGCCTCAGAGTAATGCTAATATAAACATTGATGTTCTTAGAAGAAATGCACAGAGACTCATGGGCCACACTTTAACACATACATCCTCATTCTCATGGCATGTTCCTATAAACTTTGTTATGATCTGCTAAAACTACAAGTTACATTTTTAAGTTTCATTCGATTCTAAGCACATTTCTAAGAAAGCAAGTTTAAGAATAAATGAAAACAGTTAAAATCTGGAAATAATATTATATGTTCATCTAAAATGCTTGGAAAAGGTCTTAATATAAACTGTATCCTGGGAAAGGACGTAGAAAAGACCATGACTTTACCAGGCTGTATGTTCTTTTTCAACACTGTTAAAAGTAGCAGTATAGCTCAGCATAATACACTGCATGAtaacaaataaagcaaataaagatatgtgtgcaGATAAGCTACCTATTAATCCACATGAAAAGACTTTTGACActtaagaacagaaaacacacacaagcaataaaagacaatgaaatgtcaacaaaaTGACAAGTTAATAAAGAATACAAATATTTATCCAGGATTTTATTGTTATATCCTTGTTCTTAAATGTATGTTCAGTTTGTAAAAGCACAGCGTCAAAGGTATGAGTCTCTAGTgtgatctgtcttttttttccccctctctttcAGGGATCTGAAACCTGAAAACATCCTTCTGGATGATCGTGGTAAGCCCCTGTTGTGTCCTCTAATGTTCAAGGCAGACCTGAGCGGAGCGCCATGTCATCACATTTCTTATCCTGTGTCTTTCACACTTCTTTTGATGTAGCCACAAGGTCTAAAACAAATGAACACTTGGCCACTAGTCCTATTTCTAATGTTCAAGCACAACAGCAGAGCGTCATCTCCTCCACGTCTTCCTCTGAGTTAGGGTAATATattatgtgttctgtgtgtagcTCGGTCTATCTCAAAATAAGGGAATCTCTGCCATAGTTTTCTTGGCTGTGCCTTTCATTTACATTTCTCTTATGAAGAATTATTCTGCAGTAACATGACAATTGTTAgtgttacatttttatttttactcttcaATTAGGTTTATAGTGATTCTGCAACTTACTGCATCTGTAATTCACTGAATCCCAAGAGCAGAAAATAACATGTATGCCTAAATCCAGTCGTGCTCATGGAGATTATGTATATGAAGATACAAGTTCATAATATATGTATGATCTAACCATAGTAAAATTTTGtatatgtacatactgtatattaaaaATAAGGCTTGACATGTGAACTTACGAAACCCAGTTTTGCAGTTTCTAACAggttcattatttattatgtttatacGTATAATTATGTACATACAGGTTTCATAAACCTGTATGTACAAAGCAAAAACCTGCTGGATGTACATACAGGTTTCATAAACCTGTTTGTACAGgcagtgtattttattttctttatgcaAATTTAATTACTTTATATGCATTACCTTTGTGTATTATGGTGACTAGATGTCCTGCTTTCTGTGGGACTGCCCTGCAATTTTGTCTCTTGGTCCTGCTTTCCACATATTGACAATTGGCCATTTTGACTTTAAAGAGAATGTGTGAGTTCAAGACAGGTGTACATCCAGCTGTTTCATACATTTAACCAATCATATAGACACTGTCAAGACATTCCTATTAgaagagtttttgttttgttgtttgatattttcttattttgttcatttcacttttttatgcttttttgttaattttgtttgtttatctagAATTTTGTTGCATAATTAGTTCATATTTTTGATATTGTGTTTATTtaagccacattttgcttttataacATTAAACATTACAACATGTAAGATTAaatcaaattgaacaaaataagtcTATTGTCACCCATTCTGgattttcttattctttttagtTTCATTAGCAGGAGGAGAAATTTACCAAGCACTGTGAAGTTGATCTGAGGACACATTGCATCTTAGATGAATGatattgtgtgtgtttattaaGTTATTCTGACATTATACCTAATTATAAGTTTACCTCTCAGCATCGATAACAGGTCCCACATTGTCGCACACAAAACAAATTCTATGTCCCGCTTTGAGCTTGTTGGGACCTGGTAACCCTACTTTGAATAAAGGCTAAAATTTTTAAATCTATTTCAGTGTGTATGAttcagtgtaatgttttgggtgttttttaggcCACATCCGAATTTCAGACTTGGGCCTTGCAGTTCAGATCCCTGAAGGAGAGACGATACGAGGGAGAGTGGGCACTGTTGGATACATGGGTGAGAATTTTACAAGCTCTGAAAAATCCACCACTAAAATCCAAAGTAAACCCCTGCATTAACTTGCACTTATCAATTATGATCACAAACTCCTGCAGCCATTCATGTACAGTAGATGCAGCACTTGAACTCAACACTGTCCTCCCCTTCCTCAGCTCCTGAAGTGATTCAAAACGAGAGCTACACCTTCAGCCCGGACTGGTGGGGACTCGGCTGTCTGATCTTTGAGATGATCCAGGGCCAGTCACCTTTCCGCAAACGCAAGGAACGTGTCAAGAGGGAAGAGGTGGATAGACGAGTGCGTGAGGACCAGGAGGAGTACTCTGATAAGTTCTCTGAGGATGCAAAGGACATCTGCAGACAGGTAAGTGAAGAAATTAGCCTCAAGTATATCAGATGGAGAGATACTGCTTGGAAGAGTGCAGGAAGTTTAGCAAAGAGGGTGGAGTTGCTGTGAAAGTAGAAATTACAGATTTAAATCAGGATCAGGGTGAAATGACtgatgatataaaaaaaattatcaaggTTATAGACCATAATCAGTGTTGTTATTAATATCACCATGACCTTATTAAGGGAGCAACTTCTATGTTCTGCCACTCTAGAACAACTTGACATGACAAAGCAGAAGTTGAACAGTGGGTTATTAAACAGTGAGTATGTCATTAATGAAGGCCTAACACTCTTATGTTGTGGACTGGTTTTACTAAACAGATTCATGATGAGCTTTTTATTTGCACAGACCTtacagtgtgttttagaactaatAATGTTTTGTAAACTGAGTTCCAGTCTTGATAAGTAGCAATGTTAAAATCAATGAGGCTTTTAATATATATGAAGTGTATGGTAATCAGTCTGATGATTTTCTATAAGAAAGAAATTGTACTATGAAGTTGGTGAGAAAAAGACAGACATTATCATACTGTGTTTGTCTATTTGTATTAGTGCCAGCCTTGGAAAGATGTCtttgctgctatttttttttttttttaaaacaacctTTGTATTAATTAAAGCATAATTAAAACAGAGTATTAAAgcttcagtgtgtggtatttagtgatatctagtggtgaagttggaATTTGCAATGACTAAATGGCCCCCACAAACACCTACAGTGgtcacaaaaaatgtggaaatCCTGTTAGAGTAAGTGTTTGTTCATTCTGGACTTTTTAGTAAAGTGAAATATTAAATCTAATCCACATTCGTATATAATAGGTGATGATAATTCATCGCAATGCTGGGAGCCACTTagtataaaacaaaaaagaaatcctTTTAGAGCTACTGCAGAGACATGGTGCACCCCTTGCATAGTGGTCCCTGCCTTCTGTAGATACCAACAAATCATTCTTACAAAACAataattttcaggtgattatacactaataaaaacataattataaaTATTAGATTCTCCTAAATCAAACTAAATGTTATGCAGCGGACTTTGAATGAATTAGTTTCAGATATCCCCTTCTGTATTTCACCTCTTCTGTCCTCTTCACTCCCACAATTCTTTGCCTGGAAAGGCAGCCACTGAGCTGCTTTGCACCCGAGCGGGAGGGGACAGGACGTTTATTTGTGTGACGTGGTGGAACATTCTGACCCGAGGTTCGGTAGACTCAAAGACTCCCCAGGGAGAGGgagagtgtgtgtgggggggtgtgggggttaGCAGGGAGAAGAAAGGTTTCAACAAGAAATGGGAGATAGATGATAAGAAAGAGGAGAGAATGTGAAGGGGGGAGGACTTAGGGTGGGTGCCTCTGTCATACTGAAGAGATTGCTATTACCACAGCCCAAAATAGACAAGTGATCTGAGCTGTCAAATGCAGAAAGTGAGAGTGAGATTCTGCTTTGAACTGTAGCGTAAATTGGGCAGGAGTTGTGTAATGTAAACGTAGAGAAACAAAGGGGGAATGGAGTTGGGAGATGATGGTGAAAAAGTGAGCAGGCATCAGTTTGTTCGTTGTGAAAACAGGGCCAGTCCGAACATCCGCTGGTGGTGAAAGCACTAACAGCAGTCATCCTCTTCATAAGCCTGCTGTTCTGTTGTGGAGGTAATGCTATCCAGAATCCCTTCAAGGCAGCGCCACTGCTCTCTAATGCTAACCATGATGGTGTTGTATTATCCTGTGTATATGGATTTGTATTGGCCTTTATTAGATTGTGTAGGATCACACACGTCAAATCAGGAGGGTTACATGCATACTATGTCCATGTGTGTTTCGTATACGCAGAATTGGATGAATTTGTCATAAAACTGTCAAGAGTTATTCAGTATTACAGCAGCCTCTTTCATTTCTTTTGAATGATTTACTGAGGTGATATAGATAAAGACCAGGGCTTGGCttatgttctttttattaagaATTTAGAAAAGATGTTGAGTAATAACTTATCTGTCAGAATCCTCAGGCTTTGCAAAGCTTTGTTGCTTCAGTTTCTCTTTGCCTTGTCCTTCTTCCACCAGCTCCTGGCTAAAGACCCCAAGGAGCGACTGGGTTGTCAGGGTCACGGGGCCATAGAGGTGAAGCAGCACCCCATCTTTAGAAACATAAACTTCAAACGACTAGAGGCCAACATGTTGGACCCTCCCTTCAGTCCTGATGTAAGAactgtgcacacaaacacacaagcccACTGCAAATCACCATCTATTCACAACTTGGAGCTTGAAACTTAGGCGAGCTTCAAATCAGTATACAGGAAATACCATTGTTACAAGTAAACAAACACTTCCAGTATAAGCACTCATGGTAAGTAGTGGAGAGTTAGAATCTGaactggctgaaaaaaaaaaaaagaaaaaaagctttcTGTTCCACTTAAATCAAGGTTTGACTACAGTAGAAAGAATCTGTGCATCATCCAACAACttttaacttttcagtgaaatctgtACTTTGTATACCTTACAGTTTCAAAACAGGATCATTTAAAGATGACTTTTTTTGATGCATCCATCAGTAGACATAACACAACAAACCACTCAGTGAAAATGGTGTAATTATGGCAACACGAGGAAAACACCTGTAGTTTCTAATTTTGTGATATAGTGCTCATTTTGGTTATTTTCATAGGAAGTATGATTATATATTTGACAAAATGATGCAAGGAGGCTGAACAGACTTTAAAACCCAACTGGATCATGGAGAAAATATGTTGTAATGTGTGTTCTGTTACACTGTTGTCCAAAAACTGAGTTGGTGTAATAGTCTCCACAGTCATGTCCTTACATTCACATTATATATTCCAAAGGCTTACCTTTTACTTTCATAATCCCTCTTAAGTAAATCTGTAAACCGTTGTTACCTCTGCTCTAaagtgtgaaataaataaataaataaatgtgtgtgtgtgtgtatatactgaCTGTGACTGTGAAAGAGACCACTGTCTTCCCCAGAAAAGGTGCTGTATGCTTTAGTCTTGTGCTACAGCCTTTTGTCTAGAACAACAAAGCTGCTCACAGAAGAAATGATTTCATTTTCAGTGTCATAAATAGATGGAGTGAGGGAGAGTGACTGACCCCAGAGGTTAAATCAATAGTTGAAAGTAGATAGTGTTATCTGCATTTCTATTTTGGGTTATTCAGGTCAGTAGGTCCACACAGAGGAAAACAGTCCTCAGGCGTACAAAGATTTTTGTGTTCTTCCACTGTATTCCAGATTTAGTAGTAAATGGCTTCACAGGTGTTAGGCTTTGCATTGTTTGATCGTATACCTCTGTTTTTTCTATCCTTCTCCATCTTCCTTTATCTTCTGCTCTCTCAGCCCAGAGCCGTGTACTGTAAAGATGTCCTGGACATTGAGCAGTTCTCCACTGTCAAAGGTGTCAACCTTGACCCCACCGACGATGACTTCTACCACAAGTTTGTCACAGGCAGTGTCTCCATCCCATGGCAGAATGAGGTACTGCACCCTTTGGTCACAGATGATGTCATCATTTAATGCTACAGCAGACTGATACAGCAATGGTACCTTGTTTTCTGCAGAAGCATACATCAGTGGTGTAAACTTAGTATTTATATCTCTGTAGATGATTGAGATGGAGTGCTTCAAAGAAATCAATGTGTATGAGACCGATGGGACGCTGTGTCCAGACCTGGACATGAACCGGCCTAACCCTCCACCAAAGAGAGGCTTCTTCTACCGCCTGTTCAGAAGAGAGGCAAGTGCTAGTGCTCCTGCAACTGTCCGAGGGGGTGGGGGCTAAGGTACTtcctttctctcttctttcaTTCCTTCCTTTCCCAGGCCTTGTCCAAACTCAGCATATGACAGTAGTATTAGCCGTGAACCTCTTAAAGTTGCAAGTAAAAGTCTGTGAACCCTCTCAGATATTCTCTTTTTACTGTTAAATGTACATgacctaaaatgtaatcagatttttGTACAAATCTACTGAAAGAGGTGTTAATTTAACAAAATCAAGAAGGacgttaaatttttttaaaaacaaagatTCAATCTTGAATATTTGTGTGTGGCAGACCTTTAGGATCATTTATTAATTGTAAAGGGTCACTGGAATTAAGTGTATGTGAGTTTAGGAGGCCCTGCTAAACCTTCACTTTTAAGGTTTAACCGTAATAACACAAGTTTATCAAAGTGTGTCATGGCTTGAATACAGAGCAAAACTGttcaacagtagtagtagtagtagtagtagtagtagcagtagtagtagcagtagcagtagtagtagcagtagtagtagtagtagtagaagattGAGCACCACTATTGCCCTCCCCACAGGTTGACCATCAATGATCACACCAAGAGCAGGGCATGTAGCAGTGAGGGAGATCAGTCACCCACAGGGTATCGTGGAGCAAACTAAAAGCCTCACTTTGAGAACAGTGTGCTTAAATGAGTAGTATTATGTTTGGTACCAATCACTTATCCCAAATCTATGAAAAAAGTTGGTGGAAACATCATCGTTTGGGCCTGCTTTTCCACCTCTGGACCAGGACAACTTGCTGTCATGACTGAAAATTGTGAACATCATCAGAGAGTAAAAACACACAAGTGATTCTACCAAGGAATGGTCcatgaaaatgaaatgtaatgTTTTGGAATGTCCGGGTCAAACTCTTGAACTTAATCCAGTTGTGGAAGGACAAGAAGCAGGAAGTTTATACAAGGAAGCAGACCAACAGGTCTTAGTGTAAACTGTTCGGTGAGGAAGAATGTTTTTAATTCTTCAAATGTTTTTATCTAGCTTCAGGATGTGtgaaaatcagattttattttaggGCAAATATATGATATTAAAGGTTCAGTTCATGCTAGTTGTGAGgcaaaaattattcagtttcctttCAGCATACTGTAATTCAGTTAGTCTGAGAGGAATCAAGACTCTCCCTCTAGACTCTACAGGCTGTTAAGTCTTCCCACTGATGATCCCAGGCGTTTTAAGAGCTGTAGAGGGGTTAAATATGCGACTGACAGCTTTAATTACTTCCCTGATTCTGTTAAAGGTGACTCCCATAATGACAATATTTTGGTTTCATTTGTTCGTACAACAGTGAATGGCACCAGGCCTTTAATCTTTGTGTTTAGTCCTTTTAAATAGACATAGAGATTCAAGTATTTTATGgtcatatacacagcagtacAGAGCAATGAAATTTATACTTTGCGGTTTTCCTTCACATGACTAACGTAAAcattcaaactaaactataatgaaacaaaggaaataaactctacaattaaaacaatgtaaactaAACTGAAAGGAAATAAGGGAAATAAATTGTGCactaagcaaggaaaaataaataggtaaaataaaataaagagagtACTCTGCAAAGAGTGAGTGTATCAAggtgcaaaaaagaaataaagattgattgtgcAAGATAGAGGCGAGAGATGCAAAAGGCAGGTGTGTATTTCCAAATTGCGGTGTGTTTTTTCACTCCTAATTTCTGCCTCCTGTAGCTTTAAATGCTCACAAACTTTTCTTGCAACTGTATGGACCTTTTGAGGTCCTGTaccaaagccaaaaaaaaaaaaaaaaaatctgttacttttgtctgtttctgtAATTACAACTCTGACCTGGTTCGAATAAGGCCTTTGTTAATACCTTTGCATATTCTTTACGTACTGAGGGTCAAAGATCTTTAAAGGAGCTGGTTTGCGGTGAGGACAATACTACATTTCTGCTAACCCTAATATTTTAACACTGAATAACACAAAGGAATGGTTCTAACATCTTTTTCAGTTGCAGAAGCTACTCAAATAACATCTTTTGGTTTCATGCAGCTGCTAATTGTTCTTCCTGGTGTCATTTGTTTTTACTTCATATATCTTGTTAATTCTGTAGCTGTTTATTCTTAACCTAAACAGCATGGATTATGTCTCCTTATTCTCCACACGTCAGATGATGTGTGCACACGGTACTACATAGTTCAGTGGTACACTACATATACGCTGCTTGTGATGTGGCTGAAACCAAGGTCGACTTCAACAAGGGGAATGTGACATCACCTGCAACGTGGTGGTAGTGCTGATGTTAGTGATATATATCCTTCACTTTTGGTTCTTCTCAGGTCTGTTTTAAGGGCGGTTACAGTGACGATGAGATTGAAGAGCCCTCACGACTTTAAACCACTCCCTCCACCTGCCTCATCCTCCCCTCCCACCGCTGAACTTCACCACAAACTCCAACCGAGCGCAAATTTTAGGAACTCAGTGAATGTTGACCTGTATTTATGAGCTGTATTAAAAGTGtattataattaaagaaaaaagtaTGAGTTTAAAGATTTTGTACATTTGTACTTGAATTTATGTCTAGATGTATATTTTCACTAAAGGTTGTATTGTACAAAaagccataaaagtaccacttgAATGCatacattacatttttatttcttttttattttcttttggaaTGAGTGTGGATTATGTGTAtcggggagtttttttttttttttttttttttttttttttaagaagcacAGTACcagtagttattttatttttccaatgTAGCATCaggcctttttttgttttctatgtGCTGTATGTGTTTCATTGATTTGGCAAATGTGACGTGGCGCTAGCACATCAGATCCACCTGATTCCAAATGTAAGCCTCTGTAACCCCTCAAGGCTCAGGTAGATCTGAATGAAACGTGTACATCCAAATGatatgagggaaaaaaagttaATCTGATGTAACATTGCTGCGTTGATGCCATGCTGCTTAAACTTCACGTATGTGTTCCCAGATCTCAAATGCCCCCTTTGATTGAAAGACGCCTCGTTGGTTTGGGAATCTTAATAGTCTGATGAATTCCCATATCTGAGTGAAAGCAGATTGCACTTGATTGGGTAGCAAGTGGAAGTATTTGGTTGGAGTGTGATGTAAACAGTCTTCTAGGTGCGTGTACCAACTTGATTTGAGCAAAGATGATACTGATTTAGGTCTGACAATCTTATAGTCAGCATGCACATCCTTAAAGTACAAAAGAAATATTATGGGGgcctttttctatattttaagGCCTTATAATCCTCTAGCAGTTTTTTTCTTTATGGTCTTTCTGATGTGTCCAGGTGTTAATGAACAAATTGCAAGTCCAGAATAAGAGAGATTTCCTCCCATTATTTTTAGTATACCAAAACTTCTAGGACTTGGACAGGTTCACTGGAGAATGACTTGG from Sphaeramia orbicularis chromosome 1, fSphaOr1.1, whole genome shotgun sequence includes these protein-coding regions:
- the grk4 gene encoding G protein-coupled receptor kinase 4 isoform X2, with protein sequence MEIENIVANTVLLKAREGGGGKRNGRSKKWKEMLKLPHISQCEELRRNIERDYTSLCEKQPIGRLLFRQYCDTRPELKRCIEFMDAVAMYQLAPDEKRRDCGLNVLDTYFNNGSAAHLPDIPQDVVAGCWERLEQSPCKELFNDCTKIVRDYLSGAPFSSYQESMYFSRFLQWKWLERQPVTKNTFRHYRVLGKGGFGEVCACQVRATGKMYACKKLEKKRVKKRKGEAMALNEKRILEKVNSSFVVSLAYAYETKDALCLVLTIMNGGDLKFHIYNMGNSGFDEQRAIFYAAEICCGLEDLHRERIVYRDLKPENILLDDRGHIRISDLGLAVQIPEGETIRGRVGTVGYMAPEVIQNESYTFSPDWWGLGCLIFEMIQGQSPFRKRKERVKREEVDRRVREDQEEYSDKFSEDAKDICRQLLAKDPKERLGCQGHGAIEVKQHPIFRNINFKRLEANMLDPPFSPDPRAVYCKDVLDIEQFSTVKGVNLDPTDDDFYHKFVTGSVSIPWQNEMIEMECFKEINVYETDGTLCPDLDMNRPNPPPKRGFFYRLFRREASASAPATVRGGGG
- the grk4 gene encoding G protein-coupled receptor kinase 4 isoform X1, which gives rise to MEIENIVANTVLLKAREGGGGKRNGRSKKWKEMLKLPHISQCEELRRNIERDYTSLCEKQPIGRLLFRQYCDTRPELKRCIEFMDAVAMYQLAPDEKRRDCGLNVLDTYFNNGSAAHLPDIPQDVVAGCWERLEQSPCKELFNDCTKIVRDYLSGAPFSSYQESMYFSRFLQWKWLERQPVTKNTFRHYRVLGKGGFGEVCACQVRATGKMYACKKLEKKRVKKRKGEAMALNEKRILEKVNSSFVVSLAYAYETKDALCLVLTIMNGGDLKFHIYNMGNSGFDEQRAIFYAAEICCGLEDLHRERIVYRDLKPENILLDDRGHIRISDLGLAVQIPEGETIRGRVGTVGYMAPEVIQNESYTFSPDWWGLGCLIFEMIQGQSPFRKRKERVKREEVDRRVREDQEEYSDKFSEDAKDICRQLLAKDPKERLGCQGHGAIEVKQHPIFRNINFKRLEANMLDPPFSPDPRAVYCKDVLDIEQFSTVKGVNLDPTDDDFYHKFVTGSVSIPWQNEMIEMECFKEINVYETDGTLCPDLDMNRPNPPPKRGFFYRLFRREVCFKGGYSDDEIEEPSRL